TTTCCGAAGAAACTTTCGCGTTCGACTTGCATGTGTTAGGCACGCCGCCAGCGTTCAATCTGAGCCAGAATCAAACTCTCCAGTTTAATAATTCTGTATTGTGACATCCACTACATCGTAGCAGATGACGCTAGCTGATCTCTAAATCAATCCGATTCGCTATTTAATTGTCAAAGAGTTTCAAAGTGACAACAAAAGACCAGTTGTCTTTCGAAGTGCGAAAAGCGTTCTGCCTTATCCCGCTTCGAGAGTCAACCTCTTTTTAAAACTTTTTTTTAAGAAGTTGTCTTTTTGTTTTGCGTCGTTAGTTTGAAAATGAACAAGCTGTTCCGTTGCGACCCGTTTGGGCTGCTCCGTTGCAGCGAGAGAGGTTCTATGCAAACCAGCCCTCTCCGTCAACAAGTTTTTAAAACTTTTTGTGAAGTTTTAATCACACTAAAAATAATACACTGTTTTTACTGAATTAGATTGAGAATTTTTTTCGCCTTTTCTCTTTAAAAAATCGAAAAAGCAGGATCTCGTTCCCGACATCCTGCTTTTTTCTGTAATTTTGTAGCCTATTACAGTTCAGGAACCATAATTTCGCCAGCAGAAACCATCTCCTCAATCTGCGCAACGTCCTTATCACCACGTCCGGAAAGACATACAATCATGATCTGATCTTTTTCCATCTTCGGTGCAAGCTTCATTGCATGTGCAAGAGCATGGGAAGATTCTATTGCCGGAATGATGCCTTCAGTACGGGAAAGCGCAAAGAATGCATCCATTGCTTCTTTATCACTGATGTATGCGTACTCTGCGCGACCCGCATCCTTGAGGTATGCATGCTCAGGACCTACGCTTGGGTAATCAAGGCCAGCAGAGATAGAGTATACTTCTGCTGCTTCGCCATTCTCATCTTTAAGCATGTAAGAATTAAAGCCGTGCATAATGCCCGGTTCACCAAGACTAAGAGAAGCAGCATGCTGACCGTACTCAAGCCCACGGCCTGCAGGCTCTACACCAATAAGACGCACGCTTTCATCTTCAATAAAGTCTGCAAACATGCCGATTGCGTTTGAACCACCACCAACACAAGCGAGACAGCAATCTGGCAGACGACCTTCTTGCTCAAGGATCTGCTGCTTTGCTTCTTTACTAATTACCTGCTGGAATTCACGAACGATGGTTGGGTACGGATGCGGTCCAACTGCGGAGCCAAGCAGGTAGAAGGTGTCTTCGGAAGAATTAACAAGCTCAGCAAGAGCTTCATCAACTGCTTCTTTAAGAGTGCGCTGACCACTGGTTGCAGCAACAACCTTAGCACCCATCATCTGCATACGAAATACGTTAAGCTTCTGGCGCTCAATATCTACTTCGCCCATGTAGATAGTACATTCCATGCCCATAAGAGCAGCAGTTGCCGCAGTTGCAACACCGTGCTGACCAGCACCGGTTTCAGCAATGATGCGCTTTTTGCCCATACGCTTTGCGAGAAGAATCTGACCGATAGTGTTATTTACTTTGTGCGCGCCAAGATGGTTCAAATCTTCACGTTTAAGATAGATTTTTGCACCACCAAGCTTTTCGGTAAGGTTGGAACAGAGGTAAAGAGGAGTCTGACGGCCGGAGAACTGAGTTAAGTAGTAATTGTACTCTTTGATGAACTCAGGATCATTACGGTATTTTTCGAAAGCTGCTTCCAGCTCAGCAAGAACAGGCTTTAATGGTTCCGGAACATACTGTCCGCCGTACTCGCCAAAAAAACCCGCCGCTGTAACTTCGTTGTTCACTGCTGTAGACATAATGAGTCTCCTTAATATGTTACGGCAGTGCTTAGACCAAAAAAACCGCGGTCAGTTTGCACTACCGCGGTTTTAGTAAGTTCTACGTAATTTTTTTACGCAGACAATAACAATCCACGGCGCCTGTTACCAGCGCCACCACCAATTGCGAAGAGAAAGAATGGAGGAATTGTTAATTTTCTGCATGTGTGAACTGTAAATCTATAAGCTTTGTTGTGTCAACAAGTTTTGTTTTGAAAAGAAGCAACACTAGCTGGAGCGTTTCAATAACAATAAGAGTGCGTTAAGCACCTGCTTCGTTCCACCTTGGTGATCCTGAAGCCAAGCGGCGAAACGCTTCTTCACTGTATCTGGCTTTGCAGATCGTTTAAGAATACGCATGATCTGATCGAAAACACCGTCCACGTCATCCATGGAATACACCATCTTTTCATCGATAACGCCAGCTGCCCACTGGAAATTATGATAGCTGGTGCCAATTACCGGGTTCTTGCCAGCCGCAAGCGGCTCAAGGAAATTCTGACCACCAAGCGGTGCCAGGCTTCCACCAACAAACACAGCGCGAGCTAACTGATACGCATGGCCCAATTCACCGAACGCATCCCATAAAATAACGGTTCCCGGTGCTGGCGGCTCTGTAATTTTTGAACGAAGAACAAAAGGTTGGTTCGCCCCGTTCAGCATCATTTCCCACAGCCCTACACGTTCCATATGTCGTGGGAAAAGCGCAATGCTTGTTTTTGGACGTGCTTCTTTTAGACGGATAACAAGATCCAGAATATCGGACTCTTCTTCTTCACGAACAGAACCAAGAACAACAAGCGGTGTATTTTTCTTAACAACCTTACCCACAAGCGGATTCTTGCCTGCCTTATGACCAACGGAAACACTGTCGAACTTAATATTGTTCATAGTATACACACCTTGTTCGCCAAAAAGAGCCGAATATCTGCGGGCATCTTTGTCGGAAATGGCGTGAACCATAGTCGGTCGAATGCGTCGCCAGAACCCAATCGTAGCAAGGTATCCAGCAAGCGAACGCGGGTTCATGCGTCCATTGAAAACCACCACCGGAATATCCAGTACAGCACAGGCAGTCATAAGCCCCGGCCAAAGTTCTGTTTCAAGAAGAACCACAGTCTTAGGAGCTACCATTTCCACTGCACGTGTCATCAAGTGCGGCTGGTCATACGGGAAATAGTTTACGACAACATCAAGATAGCTTTTTTCTTTAGCAGCCCACTCTCTGGCTTTTTCCAACACTTCAATGCCCTGCTTAGTGCAGGATGTCAGAAGAATTGTCATCTGCTGATCATCCGGCATTTCACGAAGCATCTGCCATGCAAGATATGCCTCGCCACCGGAGGCAGCCTGAATCCACACATGTGCCCGTTTTGACCAGCCGTACGGCACAAGCCGCTGGGAAAGTCCATGTTTCAAGCGTTTATTTCGATCAAGAACGGGGCGGGCGACACGCCATGCAGTTCCATAGGCTGCAAGCATCAAGTTGTGCGAGAATCCAAGGCTCATAAAAGCATCCTAAGTTTGAGAGTGAGTCCGCTAACAAATCCTTCAAGCAAATACGATATACAGATGCACTACACGCTTCGAGACCGTATTTCCAATACTGAAAATACGGCTTCCAAAGCAATGTAGTGCATTATGTTTGCTAGTTATCTTCGGCTAAACCGAGTTGAATCAATCTTGCAATAAGCTCGTCAAAAGAAATTCCAACCGCTTCAGCTTCCTGAGGAAGCAAGCTGGTAGAAGTCATACCCGGAAGGGTGTTTACTTCCAGCAAGTGCAGGCTACCATCTGGTGAGTAAATAAAATCAGCGCGACTATACCCACTAAGTCCAAGAACTTTGTGAGCCTTAAGTGCAAAATATTTTACCTGAGCGGTAATGGTTTCCGGCAATGGGGCCGGACAAACTTCACGCGCTCCACCTGGACGGTACTTTGCCTCATAATCAAAGAAAATAGAGCCATCAGCCGGTTCAATAAGAACAGGAGGCAACGCTTCATTACCAAGCACACCACAGGTTACTTCGACACCTTCAATCAACGGCTCAACAATAAGCTCACTTTCTGTAGCAAACAAAGAATCCAGAGCATCTTGAAGCTCATTCTCATTTGCTACACGGGAAAGCCCTAAGCTGGAACCACCAGTGTTTGACTTGATAAAAATAGGATAAGAAAATTTAGGGCGCCAATCTTTTGAAGGACGCTTAGCCAAAAACTCCCACTCAGGGGTCGGGAGAGCATTATCAAGAAAAACCTGTTTAGATACTGACTTGTTCAATGCTATGAAAGAGCCTACAGCACGGCTCCCCTGAAATGGGCAGCCTACAGATTCCAGCAGTGCCTGCACCATGCCGTCCTCACCTGGAGAACCATGCAGGTTGATAAATGCGAAATCATGATCCCTTGCAGCGGTAAGCAAGCCGTCCAAGGAATTTTGCGGATCAAAAAAAGTTACGGAATGTCCAAGGCGCATCAGCGCAAGATGGATGCCTTTTGCACCGTTCAGCGAAACTTCACGTTCGCTAGACCATCCGCCCGCTATCAAAAGAATATTCATGTAGTGAAATTCCTAATTGTTCGGAAAAGGCCTGCTCAATTTCTTCTGCAAGTACCTTTGCCTTCATTATATTAGCAATAATCTTGTCAGTTTTTCCATAACGTACGACAAGATCCTCAAAGCGTTCATTAAGCGAGACTACATTATCGTGCTTCACTCGCTTATCAGCGTAGATAATCGCCAACGGCAAAAAACACAATTCTGAATCAACAGGCCACTCCCAATGCACATGATGCAGCACACCTTGAGCAACATAAGGATTACCTGTTTCAGACAAAACTATTGAACCGCCTAGCCATGCATGATCGCCACCGAACTCGATAGTGTAGGCTTTTGCGATATCATGCAGAAGTGCGCTTGAAGTAATGCTTTCTACACAAACATTCAGTCCTCGCTGCACACCAAGCTCAGCCAAGGTCGTCGCAACATGCGCCACCTGTTCACTATGCGCCCGAATATGGTCGGGCATGTTATATTTGTCCCACAAAGCCTTGCAATCAGCTCTTGTCGGGATGTGCCACTTCGGATTCACAGGAAAACGATGAAAAGGAAGAGCTACGCTAAATGCGCGTTGTTTATGTTGAGAATCTGACTGTGACCGCATAAAAAACCTCTATGTATCCGGCAAGATAATTTCAAAAACAAACCGGCTTTCAGCTTTTTGTAGCAAGTGGGTGCAAAAAAAGCAAAGAGAGGTTCTGGCACCCACTTTTTCCACCCCGTTGACACCATTAAACTGAAAGCGTAGCAGTATTCAGTGTGCGGATACCCTGCCGCGTCTATCCCTATGCTCAACATATATTAAGGAAGTGCACAATGAATGTATCTGATTCCTTTAAAGATCCAGAATTATGTAAAAAACTTCTGGAACAACTGCATAATGAACTCGATGCTCCACTTCGTTTTATGGAAGTCTGCGGCACGCATACTGTAGCTATTTTCCAGAGCGGACTACGCCCACTGCTACCAAAAGAGATTGTACACCTTTCCGGTCCCGGTTGTCCTGTATGTGTAACACACGAGAGTGAAGTTGCAGCCTTCCTCGACCTCGCAGGAAAAGACGGCGTTATCCTCGCGACCTTCGGTGACCTTATGCGCGTACCTGGACCGAAAGGCCGCAACCTGAAACTTGCTAAAGCAGAAGGTGCCCGCATTGAAATCGTCTACTCTCCGCTGGACGCACTCAAGCTTGCTCAAGACAACCCGAACGACACAGTCGTATTCCTCGGCGTCGGGTTCGAAACAACAGCACCAACAATCGCTGCTTCCATTCAGATGGCGAAGCAGCAGAACATTACAAATTTCAAGGTGCTTTCATTCCACAAACTGGTTCCGCCAGCACTCAAAGTACTGCTTGAAGATCCAGAATGCGCAGTAGACGCGTTCCTCTTACCAGGACACGTGTCCACCATACTCGGAATAGAACCATATCAATTTGTGGCAGAAAGATACAACACACCGGGTGTCATCACCGGATTTGATCCTGTAGATATTCTTGAATCTCTGCTCATCATGGTGGAACAGCGCAAAAAAGGTAAAGCATCTATTGTTAACCAGTACAAACGGGCGGTATCAGACTCCGGTAATGCCAAAGCACGCGAAATTATGTTCTCTGTGTTCGATATAGCAGAAGCACAATGGCGCGGTGTAGGCACTATTCCAGAAAGCGGACTTATTATCAAAAATGAGTACGAAGAATTTGACGCACTGAAAGCGCTGGACATTACACTGACCGAGGTACCGCAAACCCCGGGCTGTAAGTGCGGTGAGGTGCTTAAAGGGAAAATGCAGCCAAACGACTGCCCTCTGTTCGCTAAGGCATGCACCCCAGCAAAACCGGTAGGTCCTTGCATGGTTTCCACAGAAGGCAGCTGTGCAGCATACTTCAAATATCAGGTGACAGCATAATTATGAGCGAAACAACACTTCTTCTCGACCACGGAAGCGGGGGCATGGCCTCCAACCGTCTCATTGGCGATCTCTTTTTCAAGCATTTCGGCAACCCGATTCTTAATGAAATGAACGATGCTGCCCTGCTCAACATCACCGGTCCTATCACCATGAGTACCGACAGCTACACCGTCGACCCGATTTTCTTCCCCGGCGGCAACATTGGTACTCTTGCAGTACACGGAACCGTTAACGACGTCGCCATGCTTGGCGCTAAACCACGCTACATTTCCTGCGGCTTCATCATTGAAGAAGGGCTTGAAATGAGCACTCTGGAAAAAATCGTTATCGAAATGGCTCAGGCCGCTAGAGAAGCAGACGTACTCATCGTTACCGGTGACACAAAAGTAGTACCGCGTGGCTGCGTTGACAAAATTTTTATCAACACCACTGGCATCGGTGAGCTTATTCTTTCAGAAGCAACCTCCGGCGCACACGCCAAACCAGGTGACGCCATCCTTGTTTCCGGAACCATGGGCGACCATGGTCTCACAGTCCTTTCAAACCGTGAAGGACTAAACTTTGCCACTGACGTACAAAGCGACTCTGCGCCGCTCAACCACATTATTGAAGCGCTTATCAACGAGATTGGTGACATTCACGTTCTCCGCGATCCGACCCGTGGCGGTCTTGCCACCACACTCAACGAGATCGCAGGACAGTCCAATGTCACTATCAATCTCAAAGAAAGCCAAGTTCCCGTCCGCGAATCCGTTCGCAACGGCTGCTCTTTCCTCGGTCTTGACCCGTTCTACCTCGCAAACGAAGGAAAGCTCATCTGCATTCTTCCTCAGGAAAAAGCAGAAGCCGCTTTAACCCTCATGCGATCCATGAAGTACGGCGAAGATGCAGTGCAGGTTGGTTCCGTGCTTGATCCAAATGATTCACCAGGCAAAGCCGGACAGGTTGTGCTCGAAACACCACTCGGCGGGCATCGTCTGCTCAACATGCTTGAAGGTGAACAGCTGCCGCGTATTTGCTAAAAAGTTTTTTGTTAGCCTTCGGCGGGGCTTGCCTCCGGCGGCTTAAGAACCCTTTTGAAAAAGGGCTTCTTAAGAATCTCCTAAAACTTTTAACCGCGAAACGATCATGTTATTTTCATAATCTCGCGGGTTACGCTCCACTACCTTTCAATAAAATATAAAAAGGGCTGTCCTACTTATGTTGGACAGCCCTTATATTATTCACGCCAAGAGCATTAAGCCGCCGGAGCCAATAGACTACCACTCAATCTCAGATTGACCATGCTCCCGCAGCCAATCGTTGGTCAAAATGAAATGATTACAACCAAAGAAGCCACGCGATGCGGAAAGCGGCGATGGATGCACAGCTTCAAGGATGCAGTGATCATTGTCAGCAATGAGCGGTCGCTTGTCCTGAGCATGTTTTCCCCAAAGGAGAAATACAAGATTTTTGCGCTTACGACTTATCGCCTTAATAATATCATCAGTAACTGCGTTCCAACCAAGCTTTGCGTGCGATGCTGCTTTTCCCTCTTGCACTGTGAGCGTTGCGTTTAGAAGAAGTACGCCTTGCTTCGCCCAACGGGTAAGATCTGTTGAAACGTCACGCTTGATACCACCATGAAACTCTGCATCTATTTCTTTAAAGATATTCCGGAGAGACGGCGGAAACTTTGCACCTTCAGGTACAGAGAAAGACAACCCGTGTGCTTGGCCAGCACCGTGATATGGATCTTGACCGAGGATGACAACTCGCACGTCATCAAACGGCACAACCTGTAACGCTGCAAAGACTTGCTCTTCCGGTGGAAAAACTGTGGTTGTCTCCCGCAGTCCTGCTATTTTTTGCAAAATCCGCTCATGCCTGCCCTCGTTAAAATACGGTACAGCTTCACACCAATCTTGCGGGATCATGGATTTCTCCTCTCGTCTATAAAAAAGACGGACAGGTTTCCCCATCCGTCTTATTCTTATTAATAAGTAAAGTGCCTTTCGCGCGACTAACTTTGTGCTCTGTCCCTCCCCTCTAGTCGGGGTCAAGGGAACAATATCCCTTGCGGATGCAAGGCGCAGCCTGCCCGTCGGAGGCAAAAGCGTCGCAGACTAGCCGAAGGCAACAGAAGCTATGCTTCTGGCGCATCCTCAAGTCCGAGCAACGCGGTTGCGAAGTCGGCACCGTTAAACGGTCTGAGGTCTTCCATTTTTTCACCAAGACCGATGTAGGTAATTGGGATATTGAATTCCATTGCGATTGCTACAACGATACCACCTTTTGCGGTGCCATCAAGCTTGGTAAGAATAATCTCATCAAGACTTGCAACTTCGTTAAACAACTTGGTCTGTGACAACGCATTCTGACCAGTTGTTGCATCAATAGTAAGAATGGTACGGTGAGGTGCACCTTCGTGTTTTTTACCGAGTACGTTACGAATTTTCTGCAACTCATCCATCAAACCAACTTTGGTCTGAAGACGTCCAGCAGTATCAACAAACAGAAGGTCATAACCACCTTCTACAGCTTTTTCTACAGCTTCGTAAGCAACTGCTGCTGGATCGGAATTTGCAGACTTAGCGTGGAAATCAACGCCGATACGGTCTGCCCACACCTGAAGCTGTTCAATTGCTGCTGCACGGAAGGTATCACCAGCAGCGATAAGTACTTTCTTACCCTGAAGCTGTGCACGGTAAGCGAGCTTAGCGATGGTAGTAGTTTTACCAACACCGTTAACGCCAACCATAAGAACAACCTCTGGCTTGTTAACAACAGTAATGCGAGGGCCGGTTTTGAAGATTTCTTCCAGCTCTTCACGCATAAATTCTTTAAATTTAGCAGGATCTTTTGTGCCTGCTTTACGTACACGCTCTCGCAGACGCTCAACAAGCTTCATGGTCGGCTCAAAACCAACGTCAGACATGATGAGGATTTCTTCGAACTCTTCCCAGAAAGATTCATCAATCTCTGAGTGAGTTGCGAGCAATCCATCAATCTGCTTGGTGATCTGCTCTTTTGTCTTAGAAAGACCTTCGGAAAGCTTCAGGAACAGACGAGAACGTTCGTCTTCTTCATCCTCAAGATCAAGAGCGAGTGCTAAACGAAACTGAAGTTCTGATCGGAAATCACTGACATAGTCGTATTCCATGTCATCAAGCCAATCAGCAAAATTGGAAATAAAGGACTCAGTTTCGTCTTTTGGAGCATCCAGTGCATCAAAGAAGAAACGCAAGCGTTCCCAAAGGGGATCACCAACTTCCTCAATACCGTCGAGAACATGCTCAAGCCAAACGGACAGCTTCGGTTCAGCACCACGAAGAGCAATAGTAAGATCTTTCTGCCACTGAGGCTGATCTTCTGTGACCAAGGTTGCAGCTTCAGGCTTTGCCTGTTCTACAGGAGCAGCAACAGGAGTTTGTTCAGGCTCAGGAACCACTACTGGCTCTGGTGCTACTTCAGGAGCAGGCTCTACTACAACTTCCGGTTCTTCAACAGGTTCAGGCTCTTCAGTTACTTCCGGTTCCTCTGCGGCCTCAGCAGGCTCTACTTCAACAGCCGGCTCTACTTCTGTAATAAATTCAGGCTCAAGGACAACTTCAGGCTGCACACTTTCTGGTGCTTCTACCGCAGCTTCCTGAACAGGTTCTTCTGACTCTACAACTACTTCTTCGGCAGCTTGCTCAGGCGCCTCGGGCTGCACTTCTTCTGCTGGCAACTCCTGCGATTCAGGCTCGGCAGCTATCGGTTCCGCACTCTCTATTTCTTCCGCAGCAGCTTCTTCTGCACCTTCCGGCGCTTCCTGCTCTGCCTGTTTAGGAGCATCTTCAGTTGTCCAAAGTCGTTTTAGTTTAGAAAAGAACCCCATAGTCCATCCTTTACATACCAGAGAACAAATTCTCTGTTGTTTTTATCTTTAATATACGAACCGAAATACTTTGCTCATTCCTGCGTCAGAGTCAAGTAGCCAAAGGTTTCGAGAGATTTTTTATACTTTTTTTGAGTTATTTTGCACTATTCTTACCCGACAAAGGTCACCACTTCAACGCTCGGCATATCTATTACTGTTCATTGACTATCTGCATCATTTCTATATTATTTGTCTCGATTTTAACAGCGACTATTCTTTATGATTCGGGATTACAGGAGTGCTCATGCAAGGCGCCAACTCTCGCACATTCGTACGATTCTGCAACAACAACTCACTCTCTCACAATTTATTGCTTGGAATAATTAGCATAGTATGCGCGATGATAATGATGCTTGGCATCTATCATTATTCACAAACATACTGCACTACCTTAGATCGAGTTGAAAAAGGTACCTCAAAGCGCATTCAACATCTTGCAGAAGTTCTCTCTATCCCTATCTGGAATATTGAACATGACACTGTTGACCGAATTATCTCTATTGCTTCCGAAATAAAAACCGTCACCAGAATTCAAGTTGAAGAACCTGATGGAAAACTTATTGCTGACAAAATCAGCGACCTAACTGTTCCCGCAGAAAAAGTCATATCAAGAGATATTTACTATAATGATCAGCATATTGGTCGCGTAACAGTACATCTTTCATTTGCAGCCCTTAAGAAAGAGCAACAGCAAGAACTCATAAGATATCTCTTTATTATTTGTTTACTGCTTATTGCTATTCTTAGCCTCACCCATAAGGTACTAGATATCTATCTCAAGAAACCACTTGCTCAACTGAGCAGTATGATAGATCAGTTGCGTACAGGCACATATCCTGAGCATTATCCGACTCTTAACACACGTGAACTGCAACACATTGCCATCAATTTTAAAGAAATGGCAAAAGAAGTCGCATCTCGTGAAGCTGAGCTTACAAAGATAAACAAACGGCTGCAGGAAAACATCGAGGAAAGAAAACGCATCGAATATCAGCTTCGGGAAAGTCAGGAACAATTCAGCCTCATTGCTGCAAGCACAATGGATGGTTTTGTTGAGTGCAGAGTTAACCAGGACCACCTGCTATACACTTCACGCTGGAAAGAGTTGCTCGGCTACACAGATGAAGAGCTGACTAACTCCCTTTCTGTCTGGTTAAAACGAGTCCACCCTAATGACCGTTCATCCATTGCAGCCCTTTCAACAGAAGAAGTGTATGATTCTGAAGGACGAACAGAAAGGGAATACCGCATTAAACACAAGAACGGTGAGTACCGCTGGTTCCTTGGGCGAGCTCAGATACTAAGAGATCAAGAAGGTAAGCCATATCGGTTTATTGGAACACACTCAGATATCACACCTAAAAAACATGCTGAGCAACGCCTCATCTCCACCAAAGAGATGCTGCAGAACATTATCAACTGCATGCCATCGTTAATCGTAGGCGTGACAGAACAAATGACGATAGCTCTCTGGAATGACACAGTTGAAGAAGACACTGGCATCATGGCTAATAATGCCGAAGGCAGGCGATTTAGAGAATTGCTACCAGAGCTTTCATTCATCGAACGTCACATTCAAAAATCCTTAACTGCGACAACACCTGTCTCTGTACCAAAAGTTACCTCTATTCGTAACGGTGTCCCTGTCACATACGACATCGTAATTTTTCCTGTTACCATCAGCAATAAGCAGGTTGCAGTATTACGAATTGATGACATTACAGAACGTCTGCGTATGGAAGAACGAATTATCCAGACAGAAAAAATGGCATCTATCAGCGGACTTGCAGCAGGTATGGCGCACGAAATCAACAACCCGCTTGGTGGAATTCTTCAAGGCGTACAAAATATTCAACGCCGTCTCAGTCCTGACCTGGCACCGAATGTTCTTAAAGCAGACGAACTTGATATTTCGCTGGAGAAAATGAATGCCTATATGGAACAGCGCGAAATTTTCGGATTGCTGGACGGAGTTACCGAATGCGGAAAACGCGCCGCATCTATTGTTGCCAATATGCTTGAATTTAGCCGAAGCTCAGATACTAAACGAACGCCGTGCTGCGTTCACAACGTTATCGAAAAATCCATTGAACTTGCTGCAAATGACTATCAGCTGAAAACCCAACAAAAATTCGATCAGATAGAAATAATCCGTGAATACGATGACACCGTTTCACAAATTTCCTGCGCTCAGCAAGAAATAGAACAGGTGCTTTTAAACCTGTTAAAAAATGCAGCACAGGCGTTCGCAACTGCGAAGCCGACTATTGAAAAGCCGACTATTGTGATTACAACTCAGCAGTCTGCCTCTGGAGTTATGATTACGGTTGCT
This sequence is a window from Halodesulfovibrio marinisediminis DSM 17456. Protein-coding genes within it:
- the trpB gene encoding tryptophan synthase subunit beta, with protein sequence MSTAVNNEVTAAGFFGEYGGQYVPEPLKPVLAELEAAFEKYRNDPEFIKEYNYYLTQFSGRQTPLYLCSNLTEKLGGAKIYLKREDLNHLGAHKVNNTIGQILLAKRMGKKRIIAETGAGQHGVATAATAALMGMECTIYMGEVDIERQKLNVFRMQMMGAKVVAATSGQRTLKEAVDEALAELVNSSEDTFYLLGSAVGPHPYPTIVREFQQVISKEAKQQILEQEGRLPDCCLACVGGGSNAIGMFADFIEDESVRLIGVEPAGRGLEYGQHAASLSLGEPGIMHGFNSYMLKDENGEAAEVYSISAGLDYPSVGPEHAYLKDAGRAEYAYISDKEAMDAFFALSRTEGIIPAIESSHALAHAMKLAPKMEKDQIMIVCLSGRGDKDVAQIEEMVSAGEIMVPEL
- a CDS encoding 3-deoxy-D-manno-octulosonic acid transferase; this encodes MSLGFSHNLMLAAYGTAWRVARPVLDRNKRLKHGLSQRLVPYGWSKRAHVWIQAASGGEAYLAWQMLREMPDDQQMTILLTSCTKQGIEVLEKAREWAAKEKSYLDVVVNYFPYDQPHLMTRAVEMVAPKTVVLLETELWPGLMTACAVLDIPVVVFNGRMNPRSLAGYLATIGFWRRIRPTMVHAISDKDARRYSALFGEQGVYTMNNIKFDSVSVGHKAGKNPLVGKVVKKNTPLVVLGSVREEEESDILDLVIRLKEARPKTSIALFPRHMERVGLWEMMLNGANQPFVLRSKITEPPAPGTVILWDAFGELGHAYQLARAVFVGGSLAPLGGQNFLEPLAAGKNPVIGTSYHNFQWAAGVIDEKMVYSMDDVDGVFDQIMRILKRSAKPDTVKKRFAAWLQDHQGGTKQVLNALLLLLKRSS
- a CDS encoding D-alanine--D-alanine ligase family protein, producing MNILLIAGGWSSEREVSLNGAKGIHLALMRLGHSVTFFDPQNSLDGLLTAARDHDFAFINLHGSPGEDGMVQALLESVGCPFQGSRAVGSFIALNKSVSKQVFLDNALPTPEWEFLAKRPSKDWRPKFSYPIFIKSNTGGSSLGLSRVANENELQDALDSLFATESELIVEPLIEGVEVTCGVLGNEALPPVLIEPADGSIFFDYEAKYRPGGAREVCPAPLPETITAQVKYFALKAHKVLGLSGYSRADFIYSPDGSLHLLEVNTLPGMTSTSLLPQEAEAVGISFDELIARLIQLGLAEDN
- a CDS encoding HD domain-containing protein — protein: MRSQSDSQHKQRAFSVALPFHRFPVNPKWHIPTRADCKALWDKYNMPDHIRAHSEQVAHVATTLAELGVQRGLNVCVESITSSALLHDIAKAYTIEFGGDHAWLGGSIVLSETGNPYVAQGVLHHVHWEWPVDSELCFLPLAIIYADKRVKHDNVVSLNERFEDLVVRYGKTDKIIANIMKAKVLAEEIEQAFSEQLGISLHEYSFDSGRMV
- the hypD gene encoding hydrogenase formation protein HypD → MNVSDSFKDPELCKKLLEQLHNELDAPLRFMEVCGTHTVAIFQSGLRPLLPKEIVHLSGPGCPVCVTHESEVAAFLDLAGKDGVILATFGDLMRVPGPKGRNLKLAKAEGARIEIVYSPLDALKLAQDNPNDTVVFLGVGFETTAPTIAASIQMAKQQNITNFKVLSFHKLVPPALKVLLEDPECAVDAFLLPGHVSTILGIEPYQFVAERYNTPGVITGFDPVDILESLLIMVEQRKKGKASIVNQYKRAVSDSGNAKAREIMFSVFDIAEAQWRGVGTIPESGLIIKNEYEEFDALKALDITLTEVPQTPGCKCGEVLKGKMQPNDCPLFAKACTPAKPVGPCMVSTEGSCAAYFKYQVTA
- the hypE gene encoding hydrogenase expression/formation protein HypE: MSETTLLLDHGSGGMASNRLIGDLFFKHFGNPILNEMNDAALLNITGPITMSTDSYTVDPIFFPGGNIGTLAVHGTVNDVAMLGAKPRYISCGFIIEEGLEMSTLEKIVIEMAQAAREADVLIVTGDTKVVPRGCVDKIFINTTGIGELILSEATSGAHAKPGDAILVSGTMGDHGLTVLSNREGLNFATDVQSDSAPLNHIIEALINEIGDIHVLRDPTRGGLATTLNEIAGQSNVTINLKESQVPVRESVRNGCSFLGLDPFYLANEGKLICILPQEKAEAALTLMRSMKYGEDAVQVGSVLDPNDSPGKAGQVVLETPLGGHRLLNMLEGEQLPRIC
- the ung gene encoding uracil-DNA glycosylase; its protein translation is MIPQDWCEAVPYFNEGRHERILQKIAGLRETTTVFPPEEQVFAALQVVPFDDVRVVILGQDPYHGAGQAHGLSFSVPEGAKFPPSLRNIFKEIDAEFHGGIKRDVSTDLTRWAKQGVLLLNATLTVQEGKAASHAKLGWNAVTDDIIKAISRKRKNLVFLLWGKHAQDKRPLIADNDHCILEAVHPSPLSASRGFFGCNHFILTNDWLREHGQSEIEW
- the ftsY gene encoding signal recognition particle-docking protein FtsY, with the protein product MGFFSKLKRLWTTEDAPKQAEQEAPEGAEEAAAEEIESAEPIAAEPESQELPAEEVQPEAPEQAAEEVVVESEEPVQEAAVEAPESVQPEVVLEPEFITEVEPAVEVEPAEAAEEPEVTEEPEPVEEPEVVVEPAPEVAPEPVVVPEPEQTPVAAPVEQAKPEAATLVTEDQPQWQKDLTIALRGAEPKLSVWLEHVLDGIEEVGDPLWERLRFFFDALDAPKDETESFISNFADWLDDMEYDYVSDFRSELQFRLALALDLEDEEDERSRLFLKLSEGLSKTKEQITKQIDGLLATHSEIDESFWEEFEEILIMSDVGFEPTMKLVERLRERVRKAGTKDPAKFKEFMREELEEIFKTGPRITVVNKPEVVLMVGVNGVGKTTTIAKLAYRAQLQGKKVLIAAGDTFRAAAIEQLQVWADRIGVDFHAKSANSDPAAVAYEAVEKAVEGGYDLLFVDTAGRLQTKVGLMDELQKIRNVLGKKHEGAPHRTILTIDATTGQNALSQTKLFNEVASLDEIILTKLDGTAKGGIVVAIAMEFNIPITYIGLGEKMEDLRPFNGADFATALLGLEDAPEA